Part of the Streptomyces sp. NBC_00457 genome, GCTTGCCTCCGACCCGGACACCGTCTTCCTCGACGCGGACTTCCGCGATCCACAGGACATCCTGCGCAGGGCCGCCGCGACGCTCGACTTCTCCCAGCCCGTCGGGCTCATTCTGTTCGGCGTGCTCCATTTCATCGACGACGCCGACGGGCCCGAGCGGATCCTGGCCGAGCTGCTCGCCGCCGTTCCCTCCGGCAGCTATCTGGCGCTCTCCCACTTCGCCAAGGACGACGAGGACACGGCGTTGAACGCGATGCTGACTGAAATGGACAAGCAGACGGGCGATTCCGTGGTGCGCCGGACCCGATCCGATGTCTCGCGGTTCTTCGACGGCATGGATGTCGTGCCGCCCGGAGTGGTGGAGACGGAGCTCTGGCGGCCGCCGCAGGGCGCCTCGGGGCCCAAGCCGCTGCCCATGTGGTGCGGCCTCGCCCGCAAGCGGTGAGGGGCGGGCATGTCGGCACCGGAGATCTATGACGACATCATCGTGGGGGCAGGCAGTGCCGGCGCCGTGCTGGCCGCC contains:
- a CDS encoding SAM-dependent methyltransferase; this translates as MSENPSTATRLEEAPVGVNAMIPNTARIMDYLLGGTANFASDRAVGDNAFVNWPGEPGGVEGVRIDLHAARNALGRIVGYLAGECGIRQFLDLATGLPTMGNTHEAARAVAPGCRVVYVDNEPSVASHGQHLLASDPDTVFLDADFRDPQDILRRAAATLDFSQPVGLILFGVLHFIDDADGPERILAELLAAVPSGSYLALSHFAKDDEDTALNAMLTEMDKQTGDSVVRRTRSDVSRFFDGMDVVPPGVVETELWRPPQGASGPKPLPMWCGLARKR